One part of the Magallana gigas chromosome 5, xbMagGiga1.1, whole genome shotgun sequence genome encodes these proteins:
- the LOC105337669 gene encoding temptin-like encodes MIRLILCVVGISCVFSAPQYRDLIPNGYQVFNPCGANFWEAVGHYNAVHHTIDKNPFGKDFAAAGRTWTVDLCQKDSDGDGKSNGEELGDPNCTWTAGSTPSGKSTGQPGICEPIRSGVCASVAFSCGCHGHQCVG; translated from the exons ATGATTCGACTAATCTTGTGTGTTGTCGGAATATCCTGTGTATTCTCTGCTCCGCAGTATAGAGATTTGATTCCCAATGGCTATCAAGTGTTTAATCCTTGTGGAGCGAACTTTTGGGAGGCTGTAGGTCATTATAATGCCGTTCACCACACCATTGACAAAAACCCATTCGGAAAG gACTTTGCTGCAGCTGGACGAACATGGACTGTTGATCTCTGTCAAAAAGACTCTGACGGGGATGGAAAATCTAATGGTGAGGAGCTAGGGGACCCAAACTGCACGTGGACAGCAGGATCCACCCCATCAGGCAAATCAACGGGACAACCCG GTATATGTGAGCCTATTCGTTCTGGGGTTTGTGCATCAGTAGCCTTTTCTTGCGGATGTCACGGTCATCAGTGTGTGGGTTGA
- the LOC136269520 gene encoding temptin-like yields the protein MIKLVLCLFGLIVVSARPSYRDAIPNGYAVFNPCGTSFWEAVGHYNPDHHTIEKNPFALAFAAAGHVWTADLCRADSDGDGRSNGAELGDPNCVWTAGATPERSSTGHPGICEPIGSGPCASVAFTCGCQGQACVG from the exons ATGATCAAACTAGTGTTATGCCTGTTTGGATTAATAGTTGTATCCGCTCGCCCGTCTTACAGGGACGCTATCCCCAACGGTTATGCTGTGTTTAATCCATGTGGGACATCATTTTGGGAAGCCGTGGGACACTATAATCCCGATCACCACACAATAGAGAAAAATCCATTTGCTCTG GCCTTCGCCGCTGCTGGTCACGTGTGGACCGCTGACCTCTGTCGTGCAGACTCGGATGGAGACGGCAGGTCAAATGGCGCGGAGTTAGGAGACCCGAACTGTGTCTGGACCGCAGGAGCTACACCTGAACGTTCATCCACAGGTCATCCTG GTATTTGTGAGCCTATTGGATCTGGGCCCTGTGCCTCCGTAGCTTTTACATGTGGGTGTCAGGGACAAGCCTGCGTGGGTTAA